One genomic window of Gossypium hirsutum isolate 1008001.06 chromosome D11, Gossypium_hirsutum_v2.1, whole genome shotgun sequence includes the following:
- the LOC107910830 gene encoding uncharacterized protein codes for MLVGQSSKDTSNVLEGKDDLDILDGDIQKSLVNGVPSISFSDRIHKILIQAALHMMDIENGYFLVKYQNKLDCEKALSEGPWIIFGQYLTVQPWTLAFDPTQAYPSVVMAWIRFPGLPGYLYNHKIITEIGETVGKVVKLDMNTDSRTRGRFARLAIYVDLEKPLISHILINGRKQNVEYELLPTICFHCGRYGHVENSCSFRTLESHSEKEIVPSEMSSENQTTVKVGAEKEHGIFGPWMIVEKKSRRKFRDNMNNSFNSQQIEKEGSRFRVLNDKDSHKEDAEGSLLDSRRYKGKEISQGNFTGKVSATFLNGRREWKKIYY; via the exons ATGCTTGTCGGCCAATCGTCAAAGGATACTTCCAATGTTTTGGAAGGAAAAGATGATTTAGATATTTTGGACGGGGATATTCAAAAATCTCTTGTTAATGGCGTTCCATCAATTTCCTTCTCAGATAGGATTCATAAAATCCTTATTCAAG CGGCTTTACATATGATGGATATAGAAAATGGATATTTCTTGGTTAAATATCAGAATAAGTTGGACTGTGAAAAGGCACTTTCTGAGGGTCCTTGGATCATTTTTGGTCAATATTTAACGGTTCAACCTTGGACGTTAGCTTTTGATCCCACACAAGCTTACCCTAGTGTTGTGATGGCATGGATTAGATTCCCTGGTTTACCTGGTTATTTATACAATCATAAGATCATCACTGAGATAGGGGAAACAGTTGGAAAGGTGGTTAAATTGGACATGAATACGGATAGTAGGACTAGGGGAAGATTTGCCAGACTAGCTATTTATGTCGACCTGGAGAAGCCGTTGATATCCCATATTTTGATCAACGGTCGAAAGCAGAATGTTGAATATGAATTGTTACCTACAATTTGCTTTCACTGTGGGAGGTATGGACATGTGGAGAATTCTTGTTCTTTTAGAACACTCGAAAGTCATAGTGAAAAGGAGATTGTTCCGTCGGAAATGTCATCGGAGAATCAAACCACGGTCAAGGTTGGCGCGGAGAAGGAACACGGGATTTTCGGACCATGGATGATCGTTGAAAAGAAATCAAGGCGGAAATTTAGAGATAATATGAATAATTCCTTTAATAGCCAACAAATTGAAAAGGAAGGTTCCCGTTTTAGAGTCCTTAATGATAAAGATTCACACAAAGAAGATGCTGAAGGTTCTTTGCTGGATTCCAGACGctataaaggaaaagaaatatcACAAGGCAATTTTACAGGGAAAGTTTCTGCTACTTTCCTTAATGGCCGAAGAGAgtggaaaaaaatatattattaa